Genomic DNA from Halococcus agarilyticus:
TGAGCGGTGAAGGTCGGCTCGATCAGCACGTCCCCGAGGATCCGTTCGACGACCGCGGGGTCGCGGTCGGCGAGACTCTCGACGGCGGCGCTCAAACTGTCGGCGAGCGATCCCTCCTGGGAGGCGGTCCGGATCGCGCGGACGCGTTCGCGCTCCTCGGCGAGGTTCACCATCTCGAAGTACGTCGTGAACGCGCGCGCGACCGTGACCGCGGTCTCGGGTTCGAGGCCGCGCAGCGTGCGATCGAGGGCGTCGCGCGAGTCGCGCTCGCCGTCGCGGTAGTCGATCGCGGTGGTGCGGAGCTCCTCGACCGTCTCGAACGCGTCGGTCGAGGTCTGCGCTTCGAGAACGTCACCGACCAGCGCGCCGAGCTCCCGAACGTCCCGCTCAACCGTGCGATTGTGTAGCGTCATCGTGTTGTTAGAGCACGATACTCTTGTATCGAGTGAACCCTTCGATACTCGTGCCGATACCCTCGCGGCCGATGCCCGAGTCCTCGTTTCCGCCGAACGGGATGTCCCCGAGACCGTGGGAGGGTGCGCCGTTGATTCGTACTGCGCCGGCGTCGATCCGCTCGGCGACCCGGAGCGCACGGTCGTACTCAGTAGTAAAGACGCAGCCGTCGAGCGCGAGATCGGTCCCGTTGGCGATCTCGATGGCGTGGTCCTCGTCGGCGAACGTCGTCACCGGGATCACGGGACCGAACTGCTCCTCGGCGACGAGGCGTGCGCTCTCCGGAACGCCGCCGAGCAACGTCGGCTCGAACGTTTGTCCACTGCGCCCGCCGCCGCGAACGATCTCGGCACCCCGATCGGTGGCGTCGGTGACGAGCTCCTCCACCCAGTCAGCCTGGTCGTCGCTGATGAGCGGCCCCAGCGCCGTTTCCTCGTCGAAAAGATCACCCGTCGGATACCCGTCCATCTCGCTCTCGATCCGTTCGACGAGATCGTCGTGGATCGACTCGTGGACTAGGACGCGGCTGATCGCCGAACACCGCTGGCCGGCGTACTTGAGACCGCCCTTCGCACACGCCGCGGTGGCTTCGTCGAGGTCGGCGTCGGGGAAGATGATCGCGGGGGCGTTCCCGCCGAGCTCCATGTGGAGGTGCACGATCCCACTCTGGCGGGCGACGTGTTCGCCTGCGCCCGACGAACCGGTCATCGCGATCGCATCGATCTGCTCCGAACCGGCGAGCACGTCGCCGATCGAACTTCCATGTCCCGGAACGAAGTTGAACCCGCCCGCCGGAACGTCGGTCGACGCGATGACGTCGGTCAGGATCGCGGCGCTCACGGGAGTCTTGCTCGCGGGTTTGAGCACAACGCTGTTGCCGGCCGCGAGCGCGGGCGCAACCTGAAGCGCGGTCGTCGAGAGCGGATAGTTGTACGGCGTGATGCAGAGCACGGTTCCGCGGGGTTCGGGCTTGGTGATTGCCTCCCAACCCTCGTGCCCGGCGGTCGCTCCCGGCCGGAACTCGCCCTTTAGTCCTCGGGCTTCCTCGACCGCGCGCTCGAATCGCTCGGCAGCCGATTCGACTTCGCCGCGCGCGCTCGCGATCGGCTTTCCCGCCTCACGAACGATCACGTCCGCGAGTTCGTCCTTCCGGTCGCGCAGGCCTGCGGCGATGGCTTCGAGCCACGCAACCCGCTCGGGGATTGTCGACGCAGCCATCGCCGGCTGCGCACCCTCGGCTGCATCGAGCGCTGCTTCGGCCTGGAGCGGGCTCGTGGCGGTGATCCGGGCGAACACGCCACCTTCGGCGAGATCGCTCACTTCGATGACGCCGTCGCCGCTCTCCCACTCCCCGTCGATGTAGGGGCGTTCAGTGTGCATCTTCAACACGGTAGCCATAGACACAAATTCGATTCCGAGAACAAAATGTTTACTGTGTAATTAATAAACACTCAAATAGGCTCAAGGAATCCCTGAGTTTGACCGTGTCGGCGAGCTAGAGCTCTTCGGCATGGCTCTGATAACTTCGAAGGTCTCCTTTTTGCTTCAGCGCCCGATTTAGTGCTCTATTGAAAATGCGGTACAGGAGTACAATCATAGCGTCTTGGCGAGTTTCTTGATGTTGTTGAGCGCGAATAGGAGAACGATCTCACGGAACTGACGATACCAGAACCGCGAACGCAGGGCGGAGTCCTGCGTTCGCTTGACCGTCGAATAGGACGTCTCGGACATCCATCGCTGGGTGTAGCCTTTTGCTCGGATGAGCGCATTATTCGCAACAGCCATCGGTCTCGATCCTTGGTGATGAACGAGGTACTCGACGTCTAACGCAGCGATTTCGTATTCGGTGTGCCAGTCCTGGAAGCCGTTGTCAGCAGCCACTGACCGCAGATCGTCCGCGTTCCTGCGGACGACCCGCGGTCCGGCCTTGGTGTCGTGTTCGCGCTCGATACAGCAATGGATGTCCAGCACCGCAAGCGACTCTGTATCGGTCAGCGTCGTCGCTTTGGCTGTCTTCACGCTTCGCCCACAACGCTGGGGGTAGTACTGTGAGGCTTGCCGCCGTTCGAAGAACGTGCTATCCAGCGCGACATCTCCAGACTGCGGGTGTTGCTGCGCTGAAACGCGCAGCAACGCCCGCCAGACGTACATCGCGTACCGATCGAGTGAGTGGTAGAACGTGGTCGGATCAGGCAGCGCGTCTGAATGGAGCCCGAGCAGATCACACACCTCCGGCATGAGGCTCAGGCGGTCGATGAGTTCGGTGAAGGTGTAGCCTTCTTCCTTGCGGATACAGTGTACTGCTGTGTTGAATAGGGGTACAGCGCGGGGATCATAGAGACTCGCAGAGTTGTTCGATGTTCGAGATAGCGAACATCAGGACGATCTCGCGGAACTCACGATACCAAAACTGCGCTCGCACGGCGGAGCCGAGCGAGCGCTTCGTCGTCGAGTACGATGTCTCGGACATTCATCGCTGGGAGTATCCCTTCTCCCGGATCAAGGCGTTGTGGCCGACTGTTTCTGGCGACGATCCCCGTTCGAGAACGAGCGGATCGACGTCGAGCGTGTAGAACTCGAACTTGCCCATCCAGTCGTGGAATCCCTTGTCTCGGCGACTGAGAGCAGGTCGTCGGCGTTCCGCCGGACGACCTGCGGCCCGAGTTTCGTATCGTGCTTCCACTCGACCGAGCACTGTAGATCCAGCACAGCAAGCGACTCCGTATCGGTGAGAGTTGTGACTTTTAGCGTCTGTACGTCTCGATCCGCTCGCTGAAGGTAATACGACGAGGCGTGACCACGTTCGAAGAAGGTACTGTCGAGAGCAGCGTGCCCGGACTGCGGGAGTTGCTCCGCAGAAACGCGGAGCAACGCCCGCCAGATCGTCATATTGAATCGGTCGAACGATTTGTAGATCGTGGAGTAGTCCGGGACATCGTTGAGGTCGAGTTCAAGAATCTCGCGCAGTTCGCTGAAGCAGCGGAGACGATTTTCCGTTTCACGGTAGCTGTGGTCGTCTTCAAGCCGATATCCGTGAATGACGAGGTGCTTCCAGCGGGCAAGCCCACCTTCGGCGGGCTTGCCCGCGTTGGTCCCTAACGCTTGTATGGCAAGCCGCTTACAGTCCTTCAGGAAGTCGAGGAGATCGACTTCAGCCATACCGGTCTTCCTCGGCTTCATCCTTACCGATGTGACGGTCTATCCCGCCGCCCTACCCCTGTTCAACAGAGCAGTAAAATGAGGGTGTGATAGAATCGATCTCTTACCGTATCACGGTGCTCCCAGGGTTGTCTCCGCGATCATCGTTGGTGATTGCGACGACGAGTCGCAGACACAGCGCGAGGTAGCACTGTGTTCGGGCATGAACGCGGCCTCGGGCGCGAAACGTCCCGAGATTGCAGTCGTTGCACGCTCCGATCGTTCATTCAGCCTGTGATCGCCGGTCATACGTCTCGTTCAAGACCAATTGCTGACCGAAGAGGAGGGGTTCCACCGACATCAGGCGAGAATCGGAAAAGTCCGCCTGCACCTTTCCCTTCAATATCTCTATCGTTGCCAGCCAAAGCGGTAGTCACGTATGCATCCGAGTAGTTTGACCCTCCGAATGTGATTGCGGAAACCTTCCTTGCCGGAAAATCGACACGGTTAACGATACTGCCGTTCTCTGGATGGTGACGCACGACACAACCACCGTTCCACCGTGCTGACCAGACATACCCTTCAGCGTCGACGGTGAGACCATCCGGATTTCCTGGTGTCCCAATGGTTGAGGCGAACGGTTGGCGATTCACAAGATCTCCACTTTCGGGATTATAGTCGAATTGCCAGATGGTTTGAGCCTTTGTTTCAGTATAGTAAATACCATTCTGGTCAGGGATGAATTCCAAACCATTAGAAATGTCTACGTTTTCAATCAGTGATCGAAAGCGACCATCGGTCTCAAATCGGTATAAACGTCCATTTGGCGGGAGAGTTCCGGCGTATACTCGTCCTCTCGAATCCGCCACTACATCATTGAATCGAGAATCGGCTTCCTCGGGAATCTCGGTCAAAATAGTGCTCTCTTCGCCTTTATTCCAAACAGTAACCATACCACAATCTTCGAAAAGTAGTAGCGATCCATCCTTCTGTATAGTGAATCCGCCAATTCGAGATCCTTCTCGGACTCGTTCATGATCGTTTGCAGTGGCATCGTATCGATGAAGATGTCCTTGCGGGATATCTACGAAGTAAATGACATTCTCACCAGGGTGCCAAAGAGGGCCTTCTCCCACCTCACATCGAATATCCAACACGCATTCAGGACTCATGAGAGTTAGTGAGGTTGAGAAAGCAATTAACCTTTGTGCCATCCGTCTTTAGCTAAGCCTCGATCGTTGGCTGAGTGACGGTAGCGAGCCGCTCTTGGAGAATCGGTCGCTGTTGGTGAATCTTCTGAGCATCTTCGATCAGCCGTTCCAACAGCGGTGGTGGAGAGTAGCCGAGGTAATCACCGAGTTCGTGAAGGATGAGCTGGGCGTGCGACCGGAAGGTCGCAGCCCAGCGTTCCGTCGGAAAGACGCACTCGTCATCAGCTTCCTCTGTCACTACCTTTAGCAACGCTCGACTCACCACCAACGACAGCAACGCTGCGTACAGCAAAACCTCCACCACGTGCTTCTTGCTTGTATCGAACTCGTCCAGTTCGTACTGCGTCTTCAGCTCCCGAAACAGTACCTCTACTTCCCACCTGCACCGATACAGTGTCGCTATATCCGCCGGTAGAAACGACTCTCGCGACAAGTTCGTGATGTACAACTGGTAGTCGTCGGCGTCCTCGACGTGGACGCCGACGACGCGGAATCGCTTCGTATCCCACGACTGCGTGCCCGCGTACTCACGCCGCTGGAACGAGACTTCTACTTCGACATCGATATATATTCAAAGACAGAGATATTGAAACACTCCTGGTGGACTGATCGATTCGAGTGCTGTCCAGACTGCTGATCGGATCTCGGCACAACTGTCGAAGTAGCGGTTACCGAGGATGAGTTTGAGTCGCCGCCAGTACTCTTCGGTTGGATTCAGGTCCGGCGATCCAGTCGGGAAATACACCAGCTCGATCGGTTCATCGGCGGCGAAGTTCTTCACCACCTTTGCGGTGAAGTACGTCGCCTGGTCCAACAGCACCACCAACTTCTCGCCGAATTCTGTCTGAAGATGCTCCAGAAAGCGGATCGTCACCTCGCCGATGAACGATCCGCCGCACTCCAGCACCGTCGTCTCCCCGTACTCAGTGACTGCTCCCAGAAGGTTCACGCCCTCGCGAGAGGCCGACACGCCCACGGTCGGCCTCTCGCCAACCGGATACCATGCTGCATAGAGGTCCGCTCCAACCGCTTTCCGTGTCTGGTCGATCGTGACGACCGTCGCGTCCTCGTCACGGTGTCCTACTTTTTTTCGACTATCTCCTCGAACTCCTCACGTTCGTCTTCGTCGGCAGAGGCCGGTTCCGGCCGGGGTCTCTTCGGTGAGACCCGGCCTTGTGCATGAGCCGACAAACGTGACGGCGTGAGAAAGCGACGTCAAACGTCTCGATGAGGTAGTGCTGGGCGAGAACGCTACTCCACGCTGGGTCGTCGTATCCGGCTTCTTCAGGTGGCTCATGGAGTACAGCGGTGAACTGCTCGAACTGGTCGTCGCTGAGTTCGGATGGACGGCCGGGACGAGATTTATCGTAGAGCGCGGCGTCGAAGCCGCGCTCTTCGAAGCGATTCAACCAGTTGTAGACGGTCTGTCGGTCCCATCCGTATTTGTCTTCAATATCGGCCGGAGAGAGTCCTTCCAGATATTCGCGAGCAGCGGTGAGCCGTTTGATCGCCTTTGGGTCGGTCTCGTCCACGAGTTGCTCACGGACTCGACGTTTCGTGAGGTCGGGAATCTTGTTCCCTTCCTTGGCCATATCGGTGGTTGTTTCGCCGGCGTATCAAAACTTCCGGCACACGGTATACTTCCGCTGAAGATCCCCCACGATGTCGTAGACGTGCTCACCTTCGAGAGGAATGGCGCGACCGCGCCATTCCCTCAACTCTGCCGTTATCACTGGATTTGAACTGTCTTCAGCTGACTCATGAAGTAGCTGTCGTTCTCATCGATCAGTGCAAACCGGCGGAACTTGAAGTACGCTCGATCGAACAGTACCAGCCATCCTTTCAGCCACGAGCCTGTATCGAATGCGGTGCTGTCGTGGGCTTTTTCATCGGTGACGCTGAACCTCTCGATCATCTGGTCGGTAGCGTTATGGAGCAGGTGGAGCCGTGCTCCAGCCTGCTCCTCTTTGCGACCTTCGTACTCCTCAGCAAGGAACTGATGCAACCGCAGGACCGTCACATCAGCGATGATCACATCTCTGAATCGGCTGAATTCTTCACTGACCGTGTGTGGGACAGCGACCTCGTCGAGCGCAGTCTCGACGAGGTCGCAGAGATACTCCGCGAACAGCGACGTGAGTCGCTGGTAGAAACCGCCAGGTGAAAGCGTCTCGTCGGCTGTAGAGTTGTAAGCACGTCTGAAGCCGGCGAGTGTTCGGCTCTCGCCTGCGGCGAAGCCGAACACGAACGCCCAGACCAACGCTGGGATCTGGAGCTTCCCATCTCGCTCGACCACGCCGAGTTCCTCGGCGTGCTCTTCGAGCATCGTCGATGGAAAGAGCGTAGTGAGCCGCTGCATAATTCGAGGTGAGGAGGCATCGTCGTACACAGACACCGCCTCCTCACTCCTGCCGAAAAGATGCCTCGATAAGCCGCCGCTGTCACGCGATTTTTCGCTTAGCTAAAGACGGATGACCTTTGTGCATTCGTATTCGGTTAAGATGGAAAACCGCCACACAGCTCGGCATTCACCTCCTCAAGCAGAGTAAGTCGTGACGGCGATGGCTGCTTGGCTTCGTGATACAGAATCTCGCCGAGGTTTGGTCGAGGATACCCGTAGCCAGCGGCGATCTCCTGAAGGATTAGCTGGGCGAGCGACCGGAAGGTCGCCGCCCAGCGTTCCAGCGGGAATACGTACTCGTCACCTTGCTCCTCGGCGTACTCGACGAACTCGCGAAGGATGGCTCTGCTGACGACCAATGTCAGCAGAGCCGCCACTACCTGAATCTTCACGATGTGAGCCTTCTCGGTTTCGAACTCACCCAGAGAGTACCGCGACTTCAACTCTCTGAACAGCAGCTCTACCAACCACCGTGCTCGGTACAACGTGGAAATCTCGTCAGGACTGAACTCATCATGCGGTAGATTGGTGATGTACAGCCGATAGCCGTCGTCGGCGTCCTCGTCGCGGACGCCGACGACTCGCAACCGCTTGGTGTCCCACGATTTCACCCCATCGTACACTCGTCGCTGGAAGGAAACTTCGACTTCAACATCGATGTGCTCCCGGTACAGATCTCCAACTACGTCGTAGATTCGCTCGCCTTCAAGCGGAATGGCCCGACCGGGCCATTCCTGCAACTCTTCGGTCACTACTGGGTTCGAACTCGCCTTGAGACGGCTCACGAAGAAGCCGTCGTTCTCGTCGATCAGTGCGAACCGGCGGAACTTGAAAAAGCCGCGATCTAGCAAGAAGAGCCGCCCAGACAGCCACGAACCCGTCTCGAACAACGTGCTCTCGTGGGTGGTTTCGTCGGTGATCTCCGACGAGATCACCGACTGCTCGGTCACGTTGTGGACAAGATAGAGCGTCAGTCCCGACTCGTCCGCATGAGTGGCTTTGAATTCGTAGGTGTTTAGCGGAACAGTCGAGTCGAAATCGTAGCTCTCAGGGAAGAGTAGGACAAACGACCGCTAATCGTGCTTTCCGGGCCTGACGGATCGCCGGGTCGTTCGACCTTGGCGATCCGTTCT
This window encodes:
- a CDS encoding phosphoenolpyruvate carboxylase, with translation MTLHNRTVERDVRELGALVGDVLEAQTSTDAFETVEELRTTAIDYRDGERDSRDALDRTLRGLEPETAVTVARAFTTYFEMVNLAEERERVRAIRTASQEGSLADSLSAAVESLADRDPAVVERILGDVLIEPTFTA
- a CDS encoding aldehyde dehydrogenase family protein; this encodes MATVLKMHTERPYIDGEWESGDGVIEVSDLAEGGVFARITATSPLQAEAALDAAEGAQPAMAASTIPERVAWLEAIAAGLRDRKDELADVIVREAGKPIASARGEVESAAERFERAVEEARGLKGEFRPGATAGHEGWEAITKPEPRGTVLCITPYNYPLSTTALQVAPALAAGNSVVLKPASKTPVSAAILTDVIASTDVPAGGFNFVPGHGSSIGDVLAGSEQIDAIAMTGSSGAGEHVARQSGIVHLHMELGGNAPAIIFPDADLDEATAACAKGGLKYAGQRCSAISRVLVHESIHDDLVERIESEMDGYPTGDLFDEETALGPLISDDQADWVEELVTDATDRGAEIVRGGGRSGQTFEPTLLGGVPESARLVAEEQFGPVIPVTTFADEDHAIEIANGTDLALDGCVFTTEYDRALRVAERIDAGAVRINGAPSHGLGDIPFGGNEDSGIGREGIGTSIEGFTRYKSIVL
- a CDS encoding SMP-30/gluconolactonase/LRE family protein, which codes for MSPECVLDIRCEVGEGPLWHPGENVIYFVDIPQGHLHRYDATANDHERVREGSRIGGFTIQKDGSLLLFEDCGMVTVWNKGEESTILTEIPEEADSRFNDVVADSRGRVYAGTLPPNGRLYRFETDGRFRSLIENVDISNGLEFIPDQNGIYYTETKAQTIWQFDYNPESGDLVNRQPFASTIGTPGNPDGLTVDAEGYVWSARWNGGCVVRHHPENGSIVNRVDFPARKVSAITFGGSNYSDAYVTTALAGNDRDIEGKGAGGLFRFSPDVGGTPPLRSAIGLERDV